CCCCAAGCTTCTGGAACTAATTCATATTCTGTTAGTTCTTGCATTACGCGATCAGGGTTTGCAGCTGGTTTATCCATTTTATTCACAGCAACAATAATTGGTACTCCTGCTGCCTTCGCATGGTTAATTGCTTCAACCGTTTGTGGCATAACACCGTCATCCGCTGCAACAACAAGGATTGTAATATCCGTTACTTGTGCACCACGAGCACGCATCGTTGTAAATGCTGCGTGACCAGGTGTATCTAAGAATGTAATCTTCTTATCGTTTACTTCAACTTGATATGCACCGATATGCTGAGTAATTCCACCCGCTTCGCCTGCAGTTACTTTTGAGTTACGAATAGAATCCAGTAATGTTGTTTTACCGTGGTCAACGTGTCCCATGATTGTAACTACAGCTGGACGTTCTTTTAAGTTCTCTTCATCATCTTGCTCATCAATGAATGTTTCAAACTCAGTCTCGCTCACAATTACTTCTTCTTCTACTTCAATACCGTAGTCGTTAGCAATTAACTCAATTGTATCTTTATCCAAGTCTTGGTTAATTGTTGCCATAATTCCAAGCATGAAGAGCTTCTTAATAATTTCAGATGGCTCTTTGCTTAATTTTTTAGCAAGATCTCCTACTGTAAGGCTTCCAGAGAAAGTAATTTTATCTGGTGTTTCTACAATTTGAGTTTGTTGTCTACCAGCAAAGTTCTCTTGACGTTTGTCTTCGTTTCCTTTGCCTTTTTTCTTTTTCTTATTGCTGTTCTTTTTACTGCGAACAACTTTTTCTTCTACTTCAAACTCATCTGCAACAGAAGGTTTTTCAGTTTGATATTCATTATCTAATTTATTTACTACTTCATCGTCTAACATTGTCATATGATTCGAAACCTCGATATTCATTTCTTTTAGTTTTGTCATAAGATCTTTACTTGAGATATTATGTTTTTTTGCATATTCATGCACTCGAATTTTACTCATACCTTCACCCCCGGTAATTTGTATCGAGCATGCTACGCAGCTTTTTCGCAAAGCCTTCATCTAACACAGCTACAACGACTCGCTCATCTCTCCCAATCGCATGCCCTAATTGTTGTCGATTTTCGACCTTTCTCATTGGTACGTTGTAGTACGTAGTTTTATCTGTGATGCGTTTTGTAGTATTTACTGACGCATCTTCAGATAGCAATACAAGTTTTGCTTTGCCACTTCGTACTTCTTTTAAAACGAGTTCTTCACCCGAAATAATTTTCCGAGCCCGGTTTGCTAGTCCTAAAAACGATTTCCAATCGGACACTTATTTCGACTCCTTCTCAACAAGCTCAAGAAGCTCTTCATATAAAGAACCGTCGATTTTCGCTTTTAGATGATGTTCCAAAACATTTTTCTTTTGAGCTTGAAGAATGCTCTCCTTGTCCTTCGACAAGTAAGCACCTCGTCCTGATTTTTTCCCAGTTAAATCAATGGACACTTCTCCCTCTTTGGAACGAACAATGCGAACGAGCTCTCGTTTTGATTTCATTTCTTGCGTTGCAACACATTTTCGTAACGGAACTTTTCGATTGCTCATACTCATCACCTCTATTCGATTTCGTCTTCCACTGAATCGAATCCAAATGCGATTACGCTATCTTCTTCTGTTACAATACCAAGTTGTTTCGCATCAGACTCACTCTTAATGTCAATTTTCCAGCCTGTTAATTTAGCTGCAAGACGTGCATTTTGTCCACGCTTACCGATAGCTAATGATAGCTGGTGGTCTGGAACAACTACTGTTGTCGCTTTTTCTTCTTCATCTACAAGTACTTTAACAACTTGTGATGGGCTTAATGCATTTGCAACATATTCAACTGGATCATTTGACCAGCGAACGATGGCAATTTTTTCACCTTTTAATTCGTCTACAATGCGTTGTACACGTTGCCCTTTTGGTCCTACACAAGAACCAACTGGATCAACATCAGTGTTCTCTGCATATACAGAGATCTTAGAGCGATCGCCAGCTTCACGTGCTACAGAACGAATTTCTACAGTTCCATCATAGATTTCAGGAACTTCCATTTCGAATAAACGTTTTAAAAGACCAGGATGTGTACGTGATACGTAAATTTGTGGTCCTTTTGTCGTTTTTTCTACTTTCGTAATGAATACGCGAATACGATCATGTGGTTTGTATTGCTCATTAGGCATTTGCTCACTTACAGGTAATAAAGCTTCTACTTTTCCTAAGCTTACATAGATGAAACGAGCATCTTGACGTTGTACAATACCTACCATAATATCTTCTTCACGATCACTAAACTCAGAGTAAATAACACCGCGCTCTGCTTCACGCACTCGTTGTGTTACAACTTGTTTTGCAGTTTGTGCTGCAATACGACCAAAGTCTTTTGGTGTTACTTCAATTTCTAGTACGTCACCATCTTGGTAGTTTGGATTAATTTGTCTTGCTTCCTCTACAGAAATTTCAAGACGTGGATCAAACACATTGTCTACTACGTCTTTACGTGCTAAAACTTGAATTGTTCCCACTTCTGGGTTAAAGCTCACACGAACGTTTTGTGCTTGATTAAAATTGCGCTTATAAGCAGAGATTAAAGCTGCTTCAATCGCATCAATAATAATGTCTTTGCTAATGCCTTTTTCAGATTCTAATACGAGCAAAGCATCTAATAACTCAGTGCTCATGAAGATCCCCCTTCTAACTAAAACGTAACAGCAAGTCGCGCATTTGCGACTTTATCCATCGAAATTTGGATTTCTTTTTTACGTGTTTTAATTGTTAATAATAATGTTATTGTTGTACCATCGTAAGAAAGCAGTTTTCCTTCAAACATCTTTTCACCATCAATCGGCTCATATGTTTTAATTGCCACTTGTTTTCCTACCGCTTGCTGGAAGTCTTTTTCTTTCTTTAATGGGCGTTCCGCTCCAGGAGATGATACATCCAAAAAGTAAAGATGAGGAATTGGGTCCTCTTTATCTAAAGCTTCGCTTAAACGTTCACTTACCGCACCGCATTCTTCAATGTCGACTCCCTTTTCAGAATCGATGAATACGCGTAAGAACCAGTCTTGTCCTTCTTTCACATACTCTACATCTACAAGTTCAAGATTTAACTCTTCAACGATCGGCTGCGCAAATGCTTCTACAACTTCTGTGACTTTCTTATCCATAAACAGCCTCCTTCCTGCCGTCATGTACCATTTAAAAGAAGAAGACCCCGCCAATTTAAAAACGGTCTATCTTATTCTTTCTCGTTAGCTAACAAAAGCCCCTGCTGTTCAGCAGGGATTATCTGTCTTAGTATTACCAAATTTAAGAAGTAAAACTTGTAACAAAATATGTATATACGACAGAAATCTTTTACCTATCTACGTAGATAAAACATAGATAGTAACACGAAAGAGTGGGTTTCCCCACTCTTTTCTTTACACAATATACATGACATGGTTATCTCGGTTAATAGTATATCATAGGAAATGTTGATTTGCAAAGACTTTTCCTACCTACTAGAACAGTGATAACTGGTTTTGATCTGGTAAGTCTCCTAAACAACCTTGGCTATCTAAATACTCAATAATTGTTTTCGAAACCTTACTTCGCTGTTGCAAGTCTTCTTTTGATAAGAAGTCTCCATTTTTACGTGCTTCTACAATACTTAAAGCTGCGTTTGTGCCAAGACCAGGTACTGCATTAAATGGAGGGATTAATGTATCTCCATCAATAATAAATTCTGTTGCATGTGAGCGGTATAAATCCACCTTTTGGAATGAGTATCCACGCTCACACATTTCAAGTGTCATTTCTAGTACCGTTAATAAACTCTTCTCTTTCGGCGCAGCATCGAGTCCCTTTTGAGCAATTTCATCAATTCTTGCACGTATAGATGCTGAACCTTTCGCCATTGCCTCTACATCAAAATCATCTGCACGAACTGTAAAATATGCGGCATAGAATAACAGTGCAAAATGTACTTTAAAGTATGCGATACGTACAGCCATAAGTACGTAAGCAGCCGCATGGGCTTTAGGGAACATGTATTTAATCTTCTTACATGAATCAATATACCAACCTGGCACATTATTATTTTTCATGTCTTCTTCCCATTCTTCCGGTACACCTTTACCTTTACGAACCGACTCCATGATTTTGAAGGCTAATGATGGATCTAGACCTTGATAGATTAAATATACCATGATGTCATCACGACAACCGATAACTTCGCTCAGCGTACATGTACCGTTATAAATTAACTCGTTTGCATTACCAAGCCATACGTCGGTACCATGTGATAGTCCAGAAATTTGGACTAACTCTGAGAATGTCGTCGGTTTTGTCTCTTCTAACATCTGTCTTACGAATTTTGTACCAAACTCTGGTATACCAAGTGTACCTGTTTTACAGTTAATTTGTTCTTCCGTTACCCCTAACGATTCTGGACCAGAGAAAATTTTCATTACTTCTGGATCATCCGTTGGGATTGTTTTCGGATCAATACCACTTAAATCTTGTAACATACGAATAACGGTCGGATCATCGTGTCCTAGTATATCAAGTTTCAATAAATTATCATGAATCGAGTGGAAATCAAAATGCGTTGTTCTCCATTCAGCACCAATTGAATCAGCTGGATACTGTATTGGTGAGAAATCAAAGATATCCATGTAATCTGGCACAACGATAATACCGCCTGGATGCTGTCCTGTTGTACGTTTTACACCGGTACACCCTGCTACTAAGCGATCAATCTCTGCATTTCGAATCGTTAAGTTATGATCATTTGCATAACCTTTTACATATCCGTAAGCAGTTTTTTCCGCAACTGTACCAATCGTTCCTGCACGATATACATAGTCTTCACCGAACAGTACTTTCGTATAGTTATGGGCACGTGGTTGGTATTCCCCGGAGAAGTTCAAATCGATATCGGGTACCTTATCTCCTTTAAATCCAAGGAATGTTTCGAACGGAATGTCATGTCCATCTTTTACATATGGAATATTACAAGCAGGACATTCTTTATCTGGTAAGTCAAAACCAGAGCCTACAGAACCATCATTAAAGAATTCTGATTGCTTACACTTCGGACATACATAGTGTGGTGGTAATGGGTTTACTTCTGTAATTTCCATCATCGTTGCAACAAATGATGATCCTACCGATCCACGCGAACCTACTAGATATCCGTCTACTAACGATTTTTTCACAAGCTTATGTGAAATTAAATAAATTACGGCGAATCCATGCCCAATAATACTTTTTAATTCTTTTTCTAAACGTGCTTCTACAATTTCCGGTAGCTCTTCACCATAAATGCTACGCGCCATTTTATAACTCATATCACGCGTTTCATCATCAGCACCTTCAATTTTCGGTGTGTATAAATCGTCTTTTACTGGATGCACATCACCAATTAATGACGCAATCTTTTGTGTATTTGTTACAACAACTTCTTTCGCTTTATCTTCACCTAAGAATGAAAAACATTCTAACATTTCATCAGTTGTACGGAAATGTACTGGCGGTAATGAATGTCGATTTAACGGATTGGCTCCGCCCTGCGAACTGACTAAAATTTTACGATACATTGCATCCTCAGGGTCTAAATAATGCACGTTTCCTGTAGCAACAACTGGTTTATCTAACGTCTCACCTAGTTTTACTAAGTTAGAAATAATTGTTTTTAATTGACCTTCGTCTCGAACAAGTTCACGTTCTACTAAATGACGCAACACCTCTGGAGGCATTACTTCAATGTAATCATAGAACTGGGCAATTTCTTCTACCTCTTCAGGTGCCTTTTGCATCATTGCCTCGAAAACTTCACCTTTATCACAAGCCGTTCCTACTAAAATTCCTTCACGGTATTTTTTTAATAGTGACCTCGGCACACGTGGTACACGGTAAAAGTAATTAAGGTGAGAATATGAAACAAGTTTATATAAATTTTTCAATCCAACATCTGATGTGGCAAGTAACGTCATATGACTTGGACGGCCACGCTTATACGCATCCCCTTGTCCCATGCTATCATTTAATTGATCGTGATATTCAAATCCCTTTTCAATTACGTCTTTCAACATTTTCACAAGTAAATATCCCGTCGCTTCTGTATCATAAATTGCACGGTGATGTTGTGTTAATTCAATATCAAGTTTTTTACACATCGTATTTAATCGATGATTTTTCATTTCTGGGAATAAGAATCGTGCAAGTTCTAACGTATCAATAACGGGGTTATTCGTTTTTTCTAGTCCAGCCTTTTTAAAACCTACGTTAATAAAGCCCATATCAAAGCTCGCGTTATGGGCAACAAGTGTATGGTCGCCCATCCATTCCTCAAACTTTTTAAACACTTCGTCCACTTCAGGTGCATCAGTTAACATATCATCTGTAATACCTGTTAATTCAATGATCGTCGCCGATAATGGTTGATGCGGATTTGCAAAAGATTCAAAGCGGTCAATAATTTCGCCACCCTTTACTTTTACAGCAGCCAACTCAATAACTGTATCGTATACAGCTGATAAACCTGTCGTCTCAACGTCGAAAACAACATACGTTTCCTCTGCAAGTAAACGATGCGCTTCGTTATATGCTATCGGTACACCATCATTAACTAAATTTGCTTCTACACCATATATAACTTTAACTCCAGCCTTCTTCCCCGCAGAATACGCCTCTGGGAAAGACTGAGCCACGGCATGGTCTGTAACCGCAATAGCCTCATGTCCCCATTTACCAGCTTGAGCAACAAGCTTAGAAACTGGAGTGACAGCGTCCATTTGACTCATCGGAGTATGGAGATGCAGCTCTACTCGTTTTTCGCCTTCTGGTGCTTTATCTTTACGAGACGGTCCTGTTATTTCATTAATATCATTTGCAATCATTACTAAATCTCGAACGAATGTATCGTTTTGAACAGAACCACGCGCTTTCACCCACATTCCTTTTTTCAAGGATTGCAGCATTGGAATATCTTCTTTGTCACGCGAGAACATTTTGATCATAATAGAATCCGTATAATCCGTTATTTTTAAAGTTAATAACGTACGTCCACTACGAAGCTCTTTTGTTTCTACATGGAAGACATATCCTTGAACCGTTTTTCTTCTTTCTTCATCTTGAATTTCTCGCATCGGTGTAATCTCTTCATCTGGCTTAATAAGATACCCGAGTGTAATCGGTCCTTCATACACAACGCTGCTTTCTTCAGCTTGCTTCTTCGCCATTTCTTCCATAGCTTGTATAACACGCTCGCGGTCTTCTTGCTGCGTTTGTTCACGAAACTTTTGCATTTCTTCTGTATTTTGCTGTATATGTGTGTCTAACTGAAAACGCGGGAATCCAAAAACTTCGTATTGATCCCCTACTGGTTTCGCAACGTTTTTCTTTAAAGCAGTAGACTCCAACTCGTTATTCACATTTATTAGCAACTTCACTCCATTCACCTGTGGAAGCTGCTTCTTTAAGTATGCGAACATAGGTGAAAATGTAATTCGTTCCGTACAAAGCGGCCAATACGCCCTCACTTCTTCTTCTGTAAATTGTTTATTCTCTGTTTCTAATGCAAATGTTGTTCTTGCAATATGAGAAAATGATTGCTTAAGCTTTGTTTCTAGCAATTCATATAATTCTGTAGGCAAAATACGTGGCACTTGTAAATCAAAATGCCAACTTTTATTCGCTTTATCAATAACGAGCCTTTCAATACCACCGCCTTGTAAATATTGATTTATAAGGTCGTCTGGTATTTGCAACTGCTGGAGCAAAATTTGAAATCGCTCTTGTTGTTCATTTGTTAAAGACATAAGCACTCTCCTTCCATTTGCTATTATAAATTGAAACGTACCACAAAGAAAGATTTCTCACCTCTTCTTTTACAAAATACGTTTACAAAGAAAGAGAAGGTACCCCATTACGAGGTACCTCTTCTTATTTTAAAATATTTGCAATATATGTTTGAAGTTCTTCTACTTTTACTTCTTCAGACTCACCTGTAGCACGTACTTTCACTTCTACAATACCTTCGTCTGCTTTTTTACCAACTGTAACACGAACTGGAAGACCGAATAAATCTGCATCTGCAAATTTAACACCTGCACGTTCTGCACGATCGTCTAATAACACTTCATAGCCTTGTTCTTGTAATGAGTTGTAGATATTTTCACCCATTTCACGTTGTGCATCCGATTTCATATTTACTGGAATTACATGCACATGGAACGGTGCTACAGCTTTTGGCCAAACTAAGCCGTTCTCATCGTTAAACTGCTCTGCAATTGCTGCCACTGTACGAGATACCCCGATACCGTAACAACCCATAATAAGTGGTTGTGTTTTTCCGTTTTCATCCAGGAATGTTGCGTTCATTGCTTCACTATAACGAGTTCCTAATTTGAATACATGACCAACTTCAATTCCGCGTGCAAAAAGAATTGTTCCGTTTCCATCTGGAGATTGGTCTCCTTCTTGGATGAAGCGTAAATCTGTATATTGACTTACTTTAAAGTCACGTTCTGGATTTACATTTACATAATGGAATCCTTCTTCATTCGCTCCTGAACATCCGTTAACAATTGATGCTACAGCATGATCAGCAATAATTTCGATATCACCTGTTACATTAATCGGTCCTAATGAACCAACTTCCCAATTTAATAATGCTTTTACTTCTTCATGAGAAGCAAGCTCAACAACTGAAGCGCCGTATACATTTTTCACTTTCACATCGTTTACTTCGTGATCACCACGAACAAGTACCACTACTAATTTCTCATCTACTTTAAACACCATAGACTTAATGCACTTGTCAGCTTCGATGTTTAAGAATGCAGATACTTCTTCAATTGCTTTTTGGTCTGGTGTTGCTACTTTTTCAAGTGCTTTTTCTGCTTCGTCACTCTTCGTATACGTAGCTACAACAGGAGCCATTTCGATGTTTGCTGCATAATCAGATGTGTCAGAGTATGCAATTGTATCTTCACCAACATCAGATAATACCATAAATTCATGTGTATCTTTTCCGCCCATTGCTCCAGAATCAGCAATAACTGCACGGAAATTCAAGCCACAGCGAGCAAAAATGTTAGAGTATGCTTTATATAAACGATCGTATACTTCATCTAAGCTCTCTTGTGTAGCATGGAAAGAGTATGCATCTTTCATTAGAAACTCTCTTCCACGTAATAAGCCGAAACGAGGTCTTTGCTCATCACGGAATTTTGTTTGAATTTGGTATAATGTTAACGGTAATTTTTTATATGATTTCACTTCATCACGCACAAGATCCGTAATTACTTCCTCATGTGTCGCTCCTAATGCGAATTCACGAGCATTACGATCTTTCATACGCATTAATTCAGATCCGTAAGAATACCAACGACCTGATTCTTGCCATAATTCCGCAGCTTGCATAGCTGGCATTAATAATTCTACAGCTCCTGCGCGCTCCATTTCTTCTCGAACGATACGTTCTACTTTGTGTAATACTTTTAATCCAAATGGTAGAAAGCTATAAATACCAGAAGCATTTTGACGCATAAAACCTGCACGAAGTAATAGCTGATGACTCTTAATTTCAGCATCAGCTGGAACTTCACGTAATGTAGGACTGAATACCATACTTTGTTTCATTTATTTGCACCTCTTCATTTTACTCTTACACGCAGTAAAACCCCTCACCTCGAGTTAGGTGAGGGATTTTATTCTACGAGCTCTATTTCATTATAAGTTTCACTTTATTTTACAAGAAAAACTTACGAATGTCATTCCAAGTTACAACTAACATAAGTAACATTAATAATGCAAAACCAATAAAGTGAACCATTCCTTCTTTTTGGCGATCAATTGGTTTCCCTCGTAACGCTTCAATTAAGAAGAAGAATAAACGGCCACCATCTAAAGCAGGAACTGGTAATAAATTAAATAAACCAAGATTAATGCTTAGAACTGCAGCTAAACTTAGTACACGCGTAAACCCATAATCTACAACTTGATCTGTTAGATTATAAATTCCTACTGGACCTGATAACTCATTAATAGAAAATTGACCAGTTACTAATTTAACAAGAGATTCAAAAATTAGTTTCGTCCATTGGTACGTTTGTTCAAATC
This DNA window, taken from Bacillus cereus ATCC 14579, encodes the following:
- the rimP gene encoding ribosome maturation factor RimP is translated as MDKKVTEVVEAFAQPIVEELNLELVDVEYVKEGQDWFLRVFIDSEKGVDIEECGAVSERLSEALDKEDPIPHLYFLDVSSPGAERPLKKEKDFQQAVGKQVAIKTYEPIDGEKMFEGKLLSYDGTTITLLLTIKTRKKEIQISMDKVANARLAVTF
- the rnpM gene encoding RNase P modulator RnpM, which codes for MSNRKVPLRKCVATQEMKSKRELVRIVRSKEGEVSIDLTGKKSGRGAYLSKDKESILQAQKKNVLEHHLKAKIDGSLYEELLELVEKESK
- a CDS encoding PolC-type DNA polymerase III, with translation MSLTNEQQERFQILLQQLQIPDDLINQYLQGGGIERLVIDKANKSWHFDLQVPRILPTELYELLETKLKQSFSHIARTTFALETENKQFTEEEVRAYWPLCTERITFSPMFAYLKKQLPQVNGVKLLINVNNELESTALKKNVAKPVGDQYEVFGFPRFQLDTHIQQNTEEMQKFREQTQQEDRERVIQAMEEMAKKQAEESSVVYEGPITLGYLIKPDEEITPMREIQDEERRKTVQGYVFHVETKELRSGRTLLTLKITDYTDSIMIKMFSRDKEDIPMLQSLKKGMWVKARGSVQNDTFVRDLVMIANDINEITGPSRKDKAPEGEKRVELHLHTPMSQMDAVTPVSKLVAQAGKWGHEAIAVTDHAVAQSFPEAYSAGKKAGVKVIYGVEANLVNDGVPIAYNEAHRLLAEETYVVFDVETTGLSAVYDTVIELAAVKVKGGEIIDRFESFANPHQPLSATIIELTGITDDMLTDAPEVDEVFKKFEEWMGDHTLVAHNASFDMGFINVGFKKAGLEKTNNPVIDTLELARFLFPEMKNHRLNTMCKKLDIELTQHHRAIYDTEATGYLLVKMLKDVIEKGFEYHDQLNDSMGQGDAYKRGRPSHMTLLATSDVGLKNLYKLVSYSHLNYFYRVPRVPRSLLKKYREGILVGTACDKGEVFEAMMQKAPEEVEEIAQFYDYIEVMPPEVLRHLVERELVRDEGQLKTIISNLVKLGETLDKPVVATGNVHYLDPEDAMYRKILVSSQGGANPLNRHSLPPVHFRTTDEMLECFSFLGEDKAKEVVVTNTQKIASLIGDVHPVKDDLYTPKIEGADDETRDMSYKMARSIYGEELPEIVEARLEKELKSIIGHGFAVIYLISHKLVKKSLVDGYLVGSRGSVGSSFVATMMEITEVNPLPPHYVCPKCKQSEFFNDGSVGSGFDLPDKECPACNIPYVKDGHDIPFETFLGFKGDKVPDIDLNFSGEYQPRAHNYTKVLFGEDYVYRAGTIGTVAEKTAYGYVKGYANDHNLTIRNAEIDRLVAGCTGVKRTTGQHPGGIIVVPDYMDIFDFSPIQYPADSIGAEWRTTHFDFHSIHDNLLKLDILGHDDPTVIRMLQDLSGIDPKTIPTDDPEVMKIFSGPESLGVTEEQINCKTGTLGIPEFGTKFVRQMLEETKPTTFSELVQISGLSHGTDVWLGNANELIYNGTCTLSEVIGCRDDIMVYLIYQGLDPSLAFKIMESVRKGKGVPEEWEEDMKNNNVPGWYIDSCKKIKYMFPKAHAAAYVLMAVRIAYFKVHFALLFYAAYFTVRADDFDVEAMAKGSASIRARIDEIAQKGLDAAPKEKSLLTVLEMTLEMCERGYSFQKVDLYRSHATEFIIDGDTLIPPFNAVPGLGTNAALSIVEARKNGDFLSKEDLQQRSKVSKTIIEYLDSQGCLGDLPDQNQLSLF
- the nusA gene encoding transcription termination factor NusA is translated as MSTELLDALLVLESEKGISKDIIIDAIEAALISAYKRNFNQAQNVRVSFNPEVGTIQVLARKDVVDNVFDPRLEISVEEARQINPNYQDGDVLEIEVTPKDFGRIAAQTAKQVVTQRVREAERGVIYSEFSDREEDIMVGIVQRQDARFIYVSLGKVEALLPVSEQMPNEQYKPHDRIRVFITKVEKTTKGPQIYVSRTHPGLLKRLFEMEVPEIYDGTVEIRSVAREAGDRSKISVYAENTDVDPVGSCVGPKGQRVQRIVDELKGEKIAIVRWSNDPVEYVANALSPSQVVKVLVDEEEKATTVVVPDHQLSLAIGKRGQNARLAAKLTGWKIDIKSESDAKQLGIVTEEDSVIAFGFDSVEDEIE
- a CDS encoding proline--tRNA ligase; this translates as MKQSMVFSPTLREVPADAEIKSHQLLLRAGFMRQNASGIYSFLPFGLKVLHKVERIVREEMERAGAVELLMPAMQAAELWQESGRWYSYGSELMRMKDRNAREFALGATHEEVITDLVRDEVKSYKKLPLTLYQIQTKFRDEQRPRFGLLRGREFLMKDAYSFHATQESLDEVYDRLYKAYSNIFARCGLNFRAVIADSGAMGGKDTHEFMVLSDVGEDTIAYSDTSDYAANIEMAPVVATYTKSDEAEKALEKVATPDQKAIEEVSAFLNIEADKCIKSMVFKVDEKLVVVLVRGDHEVNDVKVKNVYGASVVELASHEEVKALLNWEVGSLGPINVTGDIEIIADHAVASIVNGCSGANEEGFHYVNVNPERDFKVSQYTDLRFIQEGDQSPDGNGTILFARGIEVGHVFKLGTRYSEAMNATFLDENGKTQPLIMGCYGIGVSRTVAAIAEQFNDENGLVWPKAVAPFHVHVIPVNMKSDAQREMGENIYNSLQEQGYEVLLDDRAERAGVKFADADLFGLPVRVTVGKKADEGIVEVKVRATGESEEVKVEELQTYIANILK
- a CDS encoding YlxQ family RNA-binding protein encodes the protein MSDWKSFLGLANRARKIISGEELVLKEVRSGKAKLVLLSEDASVNTTKRITDKTTYYNVPMRKVENRQQLGHAIGRDERVVVAVLDEGFAKKLRSMLDTNYRG